In the Nitrospirota bacterium genome, CCTACAGGATAAAATACAATACCTATAGGCCGCATGAGGCGCTGGGATATGATATCCCGGCTAATTATTATAAACTTGAAAATCTGGTGGGACTAACTTTAAACTCGAAATAGTTGTTCCGAAAAAGTCGAGCAGGACAATGTCTCCATTGAACTTATAAGAAGTTACGTGTCTTACAACAAATTAAAACGTGATCATGAGTTGGCTTATATAATTGATGCAAAGGAAAAGTTAGAATAAAAATTAAAATAGGATTGGCGTACGTTTTTTCACATTCTGACGTTCCAACTTCTCGATAACTCGTCTCACGCAAGATTGCAGGCTTCTATACGTAATGCACATGTGTGCTGTATCAGCATATTCTGTGTGTTTCATCAGCGGTGACAATTTCCCCATATTTTACGACCTTTCGCTTTTAGTCCATATTACCGCAAAAAGCCAAGTATTGTATATAGCTTTCCATTGATTTAAAAGATTTTTTTCTTTTTTATTTGCGCAACGTTATGCTATATTCTAGTCATAAAACCAGAAAATACCAGCTTGGTAAGGGGATGGCCATATGAGCGCTGAAAAAGAACTTCTTGAGTTAAGATCCTTTTGGGCCTCAATTACTATCCCAATCGTGATCTCTTCTGGTCTCGGGTGCGTAATCCGTACCCAAACGCCACTTCAATGGGATTTTTCGTGGATCGGGACAAATCTCTTTCTCGATATCTTCAAGGTCCCTCTTGGTATCCTTGCGCTGATATTCCCCTCAGTCGCATTAGTAGCTTCAAATCATCGGTCACGGCAGTCGGCCAGACTAATATCCCTTCAGAACTCGCAGAACATCTTCGTTAATCATTACACTCACATGGACAAGTTCGAGGAACACTGTAGAGAACTTGAGACCTTTAAGAAATCTTTCTTATCAGCTCACAATCCGAGAATCTTTCATTCGGTCATATATCCAAGGTCTAAGGATGGTGACTACTCCCTCAACTCAGAGTTTCTCTCCAAATTTGGCAAGAAAAACGGTGAATTGATGTTCCGGGCAGTTGACATCAGAAACAGATTTACGGAAGGGAAAATCACTAGGGATCAGGCCAGAACAATGGTTTCTGAATTTATTATCGAGGCTTTAAAGCTTGTGCTATTTGTTGATGGTCAGTTTCGTATACCCCTCGATAACATTAGAATGTTTTCTGACCTAATGGAGGTTGTTGTCTCTCTTTCGGAACTTGTTCAAGCTTTCACCGAGTTTGATGGCAGTTCACAATATCGTTTTGAGGTAGGCTACCTCCGTTATTTCGGTTCAGCGGCGTTAGGAATTTGCGAGTACACAGATATTGCCCTCAAGAGTTATAAGGACCGCTTTGATATCAAAGCTCCTGGTGCCGCCGAACTATACCACTTATTCGGGACAAGTAAGGAGGAAGGTCCAGATGTGGGGCAAGATGGGGGCGTCCATAACTAAACAATTAACTTCCGGATAATATCGGAAGAACAGGTGCGGGAAAGAAACTAAAAGGGCAAGAATGCGGACGTCTTACATCCTCCGCTGTTTTTTGTGTTAATTACCAATTGAAACAATCAGCCATGCCGTCTTCTTAAAAATGCGAAGTTCTGTGAGAAATCCTCTCTGACCCAGTGTGCTTATATTATGGAAGCATAAATTGTCAAAAAAATGGTGGCGGTGCAGGGAATCGAACCCCGGACACTGCGGATATGAGCCGCATGCTCTAACCAACTGAGCTACACCGCCTCACAAACAGCTAATAGCTGATAGCTGTCAGCTTGAGAGCTAATAATTATAACAGAAGCCACGCTTTTAATAAAAGAGTTCAAATCTCCTTGTCCTTATGTTTATGAGGATGCCGGCTGCAATGAAGTTTGAGAGAAGCGCTGTGCCGCCGTAGCTCATAAAAGGTAGGGGAATGCCGACTACAGGCATAATGCCGAGAGTCATGCCTACATTTATAAAGAAGTAGGTTGAGAACATGGCTGTTATTCCGGCAGCGAGGAGCCTGCCGAATTCATCTTTTGCCTTTAATGCAGTATCGAGTCCCCTCAGGATTAAGGCGAGGTAGATAAGCAGAAGGGAAATGCTTCCAACAAGCCCCCATTCCTCTGCGAATACCGCAAAGATAAAATCAGTCTGTTTCTCCGGAAGAAACCTGAACGGCCCTTGCGTTCCCTTCATGTAGCCTTTTCCAAGAATACCGCCTGAGCCTATAGCAACCTTTGACTGGTTTATGTGATAACCGATACCTGCCGGATCTGCCTCAGGCTCCATGAATGCAACAATCCTGTTTTTCTGATAATCTTTCAGTCCTTCCCACATTATGTTGCCGATGAATGGGATTGAGATCACTCCGATTACAATCAGAAGTACGACAACTTTTTTTTGTAATCCTTTCACAATGCTGAGCGACAAGAACATTATCAAGAGAATAATTGCGGTGCCGAGGTCGGGCTGCTTGAGCAGGATTATCAACGGGATAAACGTGAACGCCAGAAAAATTTTTATAATAGAGGCCAATCCCATTGTACCGCTGAGTTCCAGGAAATGCCGCGCTATGACTATTATGAACATTAGCCTGAATATTTCGGACGGCTGAAAAGAAAGCGGCCCGATGGTCAGCCATCTTTGTGCTCCCATGCCTGTCTTCCCCGCTAAGAGGACCACTAAAAGCAGGACTACGCCTGCCGCATATGCAGGATAAGCAAATCTGCTCATCCAGATATAGTCAAAACTCACGATAAAAAACAGCGCTGTGATTCCAAGCAGCAGCCAGTATATCTGCTTTATGTGATAATTCGGCTGTTCATGAGGAAGCAAGGGGCGTGTGGCGCTATATATTGTCATTATGCCTATAATAGACAGAAGTACTACTATGAAGAAGGTGCCCCAGTCAAAATTTTTAATCAACCGCCTGTTTATTTTTATGTTCAACATAAGTTTAACCATCAGCGCAGCAGAGCAATAGAGCAGCAGTCTTTAGTGCAGAAATCTTTAACTACTGCGCTACTGTGCTACTGAGCTACTGTTCTGTTTATTTTTCAGATACGCTTCTATTGCCAGCTTTGCAATAGGAGCTGCGGCTCCGCCGCCGTGGCCGCCGTGCTCAACAAAAACGCATAGTGCAATCGCGGGTTTTTCTACAGGCGCAAATGCCACAAACCACGCATGGTCACGAAATTTTTCAGGCAGTTGATGTGAGCTTTTCCTTATGCTTACTACCTGTGCTGTGCCTGTTTTCCCTCCAACGGGCGCAACAGATGATTTTGCCGCTCCGCCTGTCCCGCCGCCTTCATTTACAACACCGTAAAGGCCGTCTCTTACAAGGTCAAAAACCTGAGGTTTTATATTCACACTCGCAACAGGCTGTAACGGCGTCTCTGCTTTAACCATTACAGGCCTGTATATTAAACCTCCATTGGCAACCACGCTCATAAGTTGAGCCATCTGCATTGGGGTGACGGATACATAGCCCTGGCCTATGGCTGCATTGAATGTCTCACCGAGATACCACTGCTGGTTTCTTTTCTCATGCTTCCACTTGGTGTCCGGTATCAGTCCTGAGCGCTCTTTTACCAGTTGCAATCCTGTTTCGCTTCCGAGTCCGAGTTTTCTTGCATACTCTGCAATTTTATCTATTCCGAGACGTTTTCCTGCTTCATAAAAATAAACATCGCATGATTCAACTATAGCTTTGTGCAGAGAAACGGTTCCGTGTCCGCCCTTTTTCCAGCAGCCAAACTGCCACTTCCCGTAGGTTATTCCTCCGGTGCAGGTAACTTTTGTGTCAGGCGTGATTACTCCTTCATTGAGCGCTGCAATAGCCGTGACAATCTTGAATGTTGACCCCGGCGGATACTGGCTCTGGAGCGCCCTGTTAAGCATAGGCACTTTTTTATCCTGAATCAACGCTGTCCACTGACTGTAATTGACGCCGCGCGCAAACAGATTAGGGTCAAAAGACGGCCTGCTCACAAGCCCGAGTATTTCTCCTGTGTCAGGCTTCAAAGCAACCACTGCCCCTGCTCTTCCTGCAAAGGCCTCTTCCGCAGCTTTCTGCAGATTAATGTCTATGCTCAATTTTAAGTCTTCTCCCTTAACAGGAGGGTTTTCCTGCAGAAGTTTTATCTCTCTTCCAAGGGCGTCAATTTCTATAATCCTTTCTCCTGGTATTCCGCGCAGAGTCCTGTCAAATAAAAGCTCTGCGCCCCATTGTCCGATAAATGCCTCCGGCGGCACATCTTTGAATTCCGGATTTTTTGACTGGGAAGGGTTAAGTTTACCGAGATACCCGATGATATGGGCTCCGATATCTCCGTACAGATATTCACGGCTCATGTCAATGTCAATTATCAATCCCGGAAAATCTGAGCGCCTTGCTTCTATCGCCGCTATTTCCTTGAACGTGAGCCCTTCCTTAAGTTTTACAGGTTCAAACGGACTCAGTCCTTTTTTGTTTATTCTGGCATAAATATCACCGGCGTTGATTCCAAGAATATCAGCTAAATACTGTATATTTACCTGTTTTAAATTATCGGGCATGAGTGAAGCGTAAAAATATGGAGAATTTTTTACCAGGGGAGCGCTGTTTCTGTCATATATTATTCCTCTGGGAGCAGGGCTTTTAATTATACGGAGCATGTTCCCCATGGATATTTTTCCGTATTCTTTTCCCTGAAGAACCTGAAGCTGCCACAGCCTGATTGCAAACAGCGCGAATAACCCGATAATGACATAACTTGCCAGCAATATTCTGTCTCTGCTGTTATTGCTCATTTTGAGGCCTCAAGAATATACCGAGTAAAGAATTTATGAGTGCAGCGGTAAATATTATGGACATTGCGCTTGGAATAGAAGTAGGCATATGCTCAAATATTGTTATAGAAAGGAATACAATTATGCCGTTGATGGCAGTCAATAGGGAAATGCCTATTACTCCAAGAACCGGCGTCCACCTGAAAAAACTTCCGCCAGAGGCGGATGACATAAAAGCGGAAAGAAAGCCTACCATGCCTTTCCCTAAGATATTGGGACCTAAAATACCTCCGGAAAGACTGTCGCCTATAAGCCCTATAAATGAACCGAACAGCAGGCCCTTGGCTTCTCCGTTTTTTAGCCCGAAATAATAGGCAATAGCTGCCGCTAAATCAGGCTGTGCGCCAAGAATTGATATTCTGCTCTGAAGCAGGAATGCTGAAAATATTATGATGAGGAGCAAAATAATTTTCTTCATCGTCCTACTATCACGACTTCTTCAAGTTTTGTGCTGTCCTGAAACGGAGTAACCTCTATGTTCTGAAAAAGGCCCGCGCCTTTTTTTGCGATTCCGGTTACAGCGCCGACAGGTATGCCGGGAGGGAAAAGAGAGTCAAGCCCTGAGGTAAGCGCCATTTCGTTTTCTTTTACTTCATATTCGTGAGAGACATATTTCAGCATACAGGTTTTTGAACCTGTTCCGGAGATTATTCCTTCAGTTCTGCTTTCCTGAAGCCTTATTGCCGCCGAGAAATTCACATCATTGAGCAGGAGGACATATGAGTAAGAGTTCAATGCGGAAAAAACCTTGCCTACAAGCCCTTTGCCGGTTATCACTGTCATATCCTTTTCTACGCCGTCATTCAGGCCTTTGTTTATTACAAGCGTGTTGGTCCACTGGTCATTGCCTCTGGAGATA is a window encoding:
- the mrdA gene encoding penicillin-binding protein 2, encoding MSNNSRDRILLASYVIIGLFALFAIRLWQLQVLQGKEYGKISMGNMLRIIKSPAPRGIIYDRNSAPLVKNSPYFYASLMPDNLKQVNIQYLADILGINAGDIYARINKKGLSPFEPVKLKEGLTFKEIAAIEARRSDFPGLIIDIDMSREYLYGDIGAHIIGYLGKLNPSQSKNPEFKDVPPEAFIGQWGAELLFDRTLRGIPGERIIEIDALGREIKLLQENPPVKGEDLKLSIDINLQKAAEEAFAGRAGAVVALKPDTGEILGLVSRPSFDPNLFARGVNYSQWTALIQDKKVPMLNRALQSQYPPGSTFKIVTAIAALNEGVITPDTKVTCTGGITYGKWQFGCWKKGGHGTVSLHKAIVESCDVYFYEAGKRLGIDKIAEYARKLGLGSETGLQLVKERSGLIPDTKWKHEKRNQQWYLGETFNAAIGQGYVSVTPMQMAQLMSVVANGGLIYRPVMVKAETPLQPVASVNIKPQVFDLVRDGLYGVVNEGGGTGGAAKSSVAPVGGKTGTAQVVSIRKSSHQLPEKFRDHAWFVAFAPVEKPAIALCVFVEHGGHGGGAAAPIAKLAIEAYLKNKQNSSSVAQ
- the rodA gene encoding rod shape-determining protein RodA; the protein is MLNIKINRRLIKNFDWGTFFIVVLLSIIGIMTIYSATRPLLPHEQPNYHIKQIYWLLLGITALFFIVSFDYIWMSRFAYPAYAAGVVLLLVVLLAGKTGMGAQRWLTIGPLSFQPSEIFRLMFIIVIARHFLELSGTMGLASIIKIFLAFTFIPLIILLKQPDLGTAIILLIMFLSLSIVKGLQKKVVVLLIVIGVISIPFIGNIMWEGLKDYQKNRIVAFMEPEADPAGIGYHINQSKVAIGSGGILGKGYMKGTQGPFRFLPEKQTDFIFAVFAEEWGLVGSISLLLIYLALILRGLDTALKAKDEFGRLLAAGITAMFSTYFFINVGMTLGIMPVVGIPLPFMSYGGTALLSNFIAAGILINIRTRRFELFY
- the mreC gene encoding rod shape-determining protein MreC, producing the protein MLFFSLIIVSFILMTYQINRGFSNPLRLINYPVNIANDAINSICSKIKGAFKKIQLRDEENRRLKLELDNLLMERHKYKEAILENARLGELLALKEKEKKYVTAARVISRGNDQWTNTLVINKGLNDGVEKDMTVITGKGLVGKVFSALNSYSYVLLLNDVNFSAAIRLQESRTEGIISGTGSKTCMLKYVSHEYEVKENEMALTSGLDSLFPPGIPVGAVTGIAKKGAGLFQNIEVTPFQDSTKLEEVVIVGR